In Tribolium castaneum strain GA2 chromosome 4, icTriCast1.1, whole genome shotgun sequence, one DNA window encodes the following:
- the LOC655322 gene encoding venom carboxylesterase-6-like, with translation MSGTMLVPWALMEQPLAQTKKLATVVGCGTDGTMIKCLKSRPARQITVTIPEYQAWWYLPFAQFAPVVDSWATQPVLSAHPYQMIKNQQVYDVLWIVSFTNSEGLYAINEIYDNALLALLDDYWNEYIPPILYYNYTVDRDLQDEVSQKIRKYYLGEKKLSKRTFRELVAMFSDRIFINDIVKTAKLMAKSMK, from the coding sequence ATGAGTGGTACCATGCTAGTACCATGGGCCCTAATGGAGCAACCATTGGCCCAAACGAAAAAACTCGCCACTGTCGTGGGTTGTGGTACCGATGGGACAATGATCAAGTGTTTGAAAAGTAGACCAGCCAGGCAAATTACGGTCACAATACCAGAGTACCAAGCTTGGTGGTACCTGCCATTTGCCCAATTTGCGCCCGTGGTTGACTCCTGGGCCACTCAACCGGTACTATCAGCCCATCCTTACCAAATGATCAAAAATCAACAAGTCTATGACGTTCTTTGGATCGTTTCTTTTACAAACTCTGAAGGCTTGTACGCAATTAACGAGATCTACGATAATGCACTTTTGGCACTTCTTGATGACTACTGGAATGAGTATATTCCACCAATTTTGTACTACAATTACACCGTGGATCGAGATTTGCAAGATGAGGTGAGTCAGAAGATTAGGAAGTACTACCTTGGAGAGAAGAAATTGTCGAAGAGGACGTTTCGGGAGTTGGTGGCGATGTTCTCAGACCGGATTTTTATCAACGATATCGTCAAAACCGCCAAACTGATGGCAAAATCAATGAAATAG